AACGTTTTTTATCCACCTGACCTCAAGAATTCATCTGCACCAAACCCTCCGTGCCCTCCGCACTCTCCCCACCCTTCCTCGCAAAACGCAATaaaattgatggatttttaaaatagaCGAAACGGAAGAACCAAtggatcagaaaaaaatcggaaaatgtGACAATTGTGTCGTCACTCGTTGACTTATATATTTCTTTGGCGAATAATGTGTTTGGCAATTGCACCAGTTGCATCGTCGTTGATAAATATAGCCGGGGACCCCGAACTGACACTGTCTGCTCAGTATACCGTGTCCATGATCTTTTCCGTAATCTTTTGAATTTCGTCATTAGTTGGAAATGTTAATACGTCAGACGAACCCAAAATTATGATGTCAagtttcagtaaaaaattaagtCAACGTTTTCCCGGTGAATATTTCGGAAACGATTGCTTTCAGAGGAAATTGGTAGAGGACTTTTTTGtgggaaatttatttgtttcgaTAAGTGTAATTTGGCGTTTTTGGCTATAGTAATTAGTTGTGGAAATAATCCTGTATTAGTTCAGGCAAGTTACTGTTCTGggggaaattcaatttcctgCAGAAATCTATGTATTTGTGTGAACTAGATAGTATTTTTTCAGGCTGTTGCAGTCGTAGATTTAGTGTTATTTTTCACTTATTATTTCAGTAGTTTAATTGATCATTAACTTGATAATTAGCGGTtcaggaaaatggaaaaattaaaaaaattcggcatgtgaaatgaataatttattaaatccgAGTAAATACTTCATCGAATAAGGGTATTTTTATAGTTAAATATAGAATTATTTCATGCCAATAAATTCGTTCTTCGCCAATCTAAACAATGACTTCATTTTTAACGAATAAAATCTTTATGTGGATCACGGCAAAACATTCCATTAAAATAAAGTTTACATAATTTCAATCAGCTATTCCTTTGAGCCAAGATTTCTCCAACAAagcaaataataattaacaacaaaataattaataattattccacATATTAATAACAGATTTGAAAGAAATGTTACCAGACTTCattttgcagaaaaaaaactggaaataAAGATTATATTTGCTTGTAAGCCATTCTAGTGAACGATAGTGAATTCCCGAAAACCGCGATGTATTCCGGAATATGATttacgaaaaaattatgagggCGTAAAATACGGGCGCAGGCTGGGGCTATCAAGCCATCAACTGGACCAATAAGCATTTGCCAATTCGtggagagttgaataaataaacagatGTTATTCAACCTGAGTACATGTGCACTTCAGACCGAATATTGGTTacatttccagtgaaataatTTGTCCTTTTCCAATGTCGAGTAAATTTGCGCgcgatttttccattgacatttctaattaattttttaattcagggCACTCAAGTAATCGGATGTAATTCAACatctcaaaatttaatatatggaaaaaacaattctttCGTGActaattctttaattttctcGTCCTTCACATGTCGATTTACTTTAATATGATATATTAATAAAGGTACAAATTTTGTCGTTCCTTTTAAATGAAAGAAATTGATtaccattttattttgttgttcTGCTCCGAAAATCGCTGAATTATTTGCTCGAGTCACTGTCACGTAAAAATTATTGCGGACAAATTATAATGAAGGGCGCAATTTAATCCGTCGCACTTTTAATTACACTCAACACATGCTCAGAGGATGTGATTGTACACAAGTGTTCAACTCGAATGCCAACCGCGGACTGTTCTTGTTGCACACCGGTGTGGTTACCGGCGCTCAGCTATTCCTTTCAGTTTATTTCCCACCCTCTAACAGGGAATCTGCATGTCCAAACTTTCTTGTTAACTTCAGACTACACACATTATCTAGAGTTGAATATGCAGCCGATGGCAGAGACCCAAATTCATCAATGTCAAGCGCACTTCGTGATTTTAAGCTTGTGAGGGGTTTTAATTCAAGTGAAGAATCATTCAAGaagaattttgataatttgtaTCAGTATCCAAATGACGACAGAGACttggaagaatttttattgagcgcGGAATAAAAGTCATCTTTGCACtacaattaaagaaaaaaattattcaaatgtaATTAAGTTTGatgagaaattaaattaagtAGAGTTGCACTGGAAATTgtgtgaatgattttttaaatttaatttaaaaataactttTATATATGAACTTTCTTCaattcagagaaaaaatttagtaGCTAGATGGGAACCTTTTTGTAAATGACGTGATTAACAGGGGATAATTCGGTACTTGTTGCCAATTAATCGCACGTGTATTTGAGGGGAAATTATAGTCCTCGTTATTGAAATAAAGTATCTACTCTGTAATTGCAAAGCGAAATGGGGATCtagaaaattttacgaaatCTGCAAGTTATTTTACCAGAGCCAGACTCCTATTGTTGAAGGATCCATAAACAgattacatttatttaaatggcTTCATTGAGTGATTAAGTTAAAATGATCTTGATTTATAAGTCAATTCCATCGGATGAACATCAAAACCATTTCAGATTAATGCGTCAGTTGCACGTGATGCCTTCGATCTAGTTCACGAGTCGTCTTGGGCAATTACTGAAAGCCGAGTAAAAGGTAATAAAAGGTGCGGTGATTCGCAAATTCGTCTGCTgcgtgtttttcatttttttcttttgatcGACAAATGCTAAAGAGTCCAGAGAATCGATGAAATGTACGCTAATGAATCAACGCAAAATTTTCCCACGTGTTggtaattattcattgattttttaattgattcattTGGTCATTGATCAACGGgaaaaggaatgaatgaatgagtcATTTAAGGAAAAGATGAGAATGATTTTATTCCCAACAATAGAATGttataattaaacaaaaaccACCGatgtataaaataaataaataaatttttctattcattcaGAATCTGAGCATTATATTATTACTAGATTGTGTAAAACACAGATgtatacttcatttttcttaaGATCATTGCCGATACTGAAAACATTACAGAATTATGGAAATACTCATTGCATCAAGCAAAATTCTCTTCTGACTTTTGTGCGACTTCACTacttatcaataatttatttcttaaTCTCTCTTTTCATTAAATGAATTACTAATAGtggaattcatttttcagCGACTGAGGAATGTAATTCGAAATTACTGAATTGCAACTCAATCATTCTGTCTTTAATAAATAGGTTTGAGAATTTCCAGCTATTATTAATTGGTTAAACCAGAAATCGATAGATGATAATTGGAGGTTGtcgatatttttcatgagGAATTTCATCAGCTGAAAAACATGTCTATACAACTATACAGCCTATACAAGTCTAGACAACTGTGAAATTCATCaagaaattcaacaaaatttataGAAATTCCCAAAGAAGAATCATTATCATCTGATTCATGAAGTAAATTAATCATCCTCATGCAATCAATTGAATCTCCCAAATTTGATCTAATGTGTTCTCTTGATACTGTGTAATAACGCACTAATTAAAGATTAAGTCGCTGAGATTCGATAAGGAAGGCAAGGACTTCATCAAATGGATATCagtaaaaagtaaaaaatagcgaaaaaataatccacataAATTCCTGAAGACTAACCTAAATGACAAGTTCGTCTTTCATGCAATAGTACTGATGGAAAATGATTTAATTCCGAAGAGAATTGATCATCCACTGGAATTACTACTATTCAAAACTACGAGTGATGCTCTTTCGAGCTCGAGGGATCATAGAACCTCTCAATTAAAGCCCTCATTATGCTTCCAGGGACTCTCTGGTGCTCCTTGATGAGGTCCTCGAGAGCCTTCGCCACATTGTCCCTTAATTGTTCCGGCGTTAGACTACTATCGTAGGGCATCGGTTTACCAATAAACGTTTTAAGTTTAACAGGGAAGCCGCCGTATAATGGAGCAAATGGAATTTTCGTGGCTGCGTACATCCTCAGGAAAATTCGTCGACCCCAACTCATGGATCTAAATGCCTCTCGCACATTTTTAGTAAATATTGGAACGATACactgcaaaaaaataataaacaggTATTGTCAATTATTATCACACGTGTTAATACCAGTGATTTATctctattaattaataatcattaattaatagagATGAATTAATTGGCAACGAATATGTATGTTTTTTCTCACTAGCGGATTGCATTACATCTTGTTTAAACCCAGACTATAATTATTTGATAGACCACGATTATAAAAAACGTTTCATCTTATTTTAATTTACGATAGCATTATGATATgaagaaaatcagaaaattaataCTTTCAAATTCGTGGCATTAACTCTAATGAACATTCAATTAATGGTTGTACGTACCACTTTAGCATCGAGTGCGACCTTGGCGAAGCCCAGCCTATTCTTCCACAATAATTGATAGTAGGAATCACCGAACTGGGCCTCGTACACTCCCCCAGGAGATATTGCCAGCATATTTCCCTCTCTCAGTATAGCCGAGCACGTCTGAATCGTACCTGGTATCATTTTCATGACATGACAGATGATGGAAAAACCGGGgactttgaagaaaaaattatccgcCACTGTGTGAATGACTTTTGAGTTGAGTAAAACAATTTTCGCTATGAAGTAGTAGAGATCTATGGGCAGTGCGCCGTGATAGTAGATGAATAATACTGGCGAGTCCATTGGAATGTTCTCGATTCCAACAACTTCGTATCCTAAAAGAGTAACATATCGTCCAATCCagcatttaattttctttttttccttattttcATAGTTATTATCATgttaaattgatttattacttACCATAATAAATATATCCATGCACATCCCATATTGCAGCAACAACACTTCTCGCTGCAGATTTCCAGTCTTTGCCATAAGCTTCTCTTAATCGTTTTCtaggaaaggaaaaaatttttaaaaaccagATTAAATTACAAGATGCCAGTTGAAAGGGGCTATCAATAACAAGAccgtaaaacattttttgactTATGACAAGTTGACAGTACTATCCGAAAGCGAGTGATATAATCCACGAGCCAAAAACTACTTTTGTGGCCCTATTTCGAAACATAGTATGTGataactgaaaattttcaactcgaAGATTTTGTTATATTTTATCTGAAATTACTAGTTCCAGAGATAATTTTCGATTCTAAAAACTCACCTATGCAATTTGTAAATGTAGAAAATTAACGCAGTCATGTACAGAAGTAGGAGAATAACAACAGGTAATAAAAACGTGACTAGCAGGGGCATAAGTAACCACGAGAGCCATAGTGTAAAATCTACGTCAATGTGGTCAACTGTGAACACACATaaagaacaaaaattaatgaacaggTTGTCCTCAATCCTGCATAACTCCTGAATTCTCCAAAAATTAAGTTAAAGCAAGAAGACATTTAAAGGTCAACGGAGAATGGAGTTTCAAAACGtcctgtggattttttttacttctattTAAAGTGGTCTGACAGGATCCAGTTAAATCGTTGGGTGGAATGAGGAAATATACTTTTAGAAtacaaacaaaattatttatcccatTAATAGAACATTAGAATGTCAATGAGAGTCGAATAtaacgaaaagaaattttctggTAAACCCAAATGAAAttctaatggaaaaattattgaaaaaataaatgtggtGATTAGTTTAATACGAGACTGACACTTTAATCTATTTCAGAGGAAGAGAAATTCTGGGAATATCAGGTTTCAGccaaaattccattaaattcaCACAATCAGAGCCATCATCAAACGTCAATATTCAATACAAATAGGATTTAATGTCGATGTTTATTGACAAAATCGTAACGTTATAATCAAATCTACGGCGTGTAGAATATTAGAACAATAGCTATGTTAGGTCAATGCAATTACACCAACGATTCTACTAGAATTCCCATGGGTTTTCTCTTCAAGGATTGGAGATTTCcaacgataaaaaatattatcctcCGAAAATTTCAACGGAAATCTAAATACATTAAATTCCCCTTCGCCATATCCTCACTTTAAAAAACTCTAAAAAACTCACCAATAATCtcctcaaaattttttaagacATCGGACACTGCGGAGAACATTCTCCCTCTTGGAAAGCCCTCATAAACCTCCAGAAacttgaagaaataaataaacaacagAGACTTCTCAAGCCACCGAAAACGCAATTTTTCCCAGAGGAACAAATACCTCGAGCATTTAAAATACCGAAagaattcactgaaaattgtTATGTCCCACTGAAACCACAGTTCAACGTCTTTTAAACGTTCGAAGCACTCGTAAAAAGTCTAGAACATGAGCaccggttgaaaaaaaatccacgacTTTCACCGATTACGCACACAAATTTCTCATCTCTCTTTTCACCTGTACGTGTTTATATTCGTCCATCGCTATTTACCGATGGTCAGCTAGTTGCGCCGAATCATAGAGTGATGATGCCGATCATTCTCGATTGATTAAGAACCACCAGGGAAGATAATTATGAcaggagcgagagagagagaaaccaGGAAACAATGATAACTCTTTGTTGAAGGAATCAAACTTGTTTTTATTCAACATCTGGGGACCGACATGTCTGAAGTGTGTCCAGAAGGAGTCAGGTGAGGCTGGGTTTTTGGTCGGATATTAGGTTAGGTTATGGAGGTGATTCTCGCACGCGGATTAGGCCCCAGGTAGTTAATTCCACATAGGTAAAAATTGATCAGTTTCTCCATTCGGGCCCTTTGAAGGTCCATTGAAGACCATTGATATTCGATCAATTCGCTTTGatagtcaatatttatttttttattaattgaaaccTTTTTCAAGCGAAAGTTAGCCCCCCATTTTTTATCTTTCGATTGAAGGTCA
This DNA window, taken from Diachasmimorpha longicaudata isolate KC_UGA_2023 chromosome 8, iyDiaLong2, whole genome shotgun sequence, encodes the following:
- the LOC135165189 gene encoding DGAT1/2-independent enzyme synthesizing storage lipids, with protein sequence MFSAVSDVLKNFEEIIVDHIDVDFTLWLSWLLMPLLVTFLLPVVILLLLYMTALIFYIYKLHRKRLREAYGKDWKSAARSVVAAIWDVHGYIYYGYEVVGIENIPMDSPVLFIYYHGALPIDLYYFIAKIVLLNSKVIHTVADNFFFKVPGFSIICHVMKMIPGTIQTCSAILREGNMLAISPGGVYEAQFGDSYYQLLWKNRLGFAKVALDAKVCIVPIFTKNVREAFRSMSWGRRIFLRMYAATKIPFAPLYGGFPVKLKTFIGKPMPYDSSLTPEQLRDNVAKALEDLIKEHQRVPGSIMRALIERFYDPSSSKEHHS